One genomic region from Manis pentadactyla isolate mManPen7 chromosome 12, mManPen7.hap1, whole genome shotgun sequence encodes:
- the GPX4 gene encoding phospholipid hydroperoxide glutathione peroxidase isoform X2 gives MSFGRLCRLLKPALLCGALAAPGLAGTMCAARDDWRSARSMHEFSAKDIDGHMVNLDKYRGFVCIVTNVASQUGKTDVNYTQLVDLHARYAECGLRILAFPCNQFGKQEPGSNAEIKEFAAGYNVKFDMYSKICVNGDDAHPLWKWMKAQPKGRGTLGNAIKWNFTKFLIDKNGCVVKRYGPMEEPLVIEKDLPCHF, from the exons ATGAGTTTCGGCCGTCTGTGCCGCCTGCTGAAGCCGGCGCTGTTGTGCGGGGCACTGGCGGCGCCCGGCCTGGCGGGCACCATG TGCGCGGCCCGCGACGACTGGCGCTCTGCCCGCTCCATGCACGAGTTCTCAGCCAAGGACATCGATGGGCACATGGTTAACCTGGACAAGTACCG GGGCTTCGTGTGCATCGTCACCAACGTGGCCTCGCAATGAGGCAAAACAGACGTAAACTACACTCAGCTCGTCGACCTGCACGCCCGATACGCTGAGTGCGGTTTGCGGATCCTGGCCTTCCCCTGCAACCAGTTTGGGAAACAG GAGCCAGGGAGCAACGCGGAGATCAAAGAGTTTGCCGCTGGCTATAACGTCAAGTTTGATATGTACAGCAAGATCTGTGTGAACGGGGACGATGCCCACCCGCTGTGGAAGTGGATGAAAGCCCAGCCCAAGGGGAGGGGCACCCTGGGGAA TGCCATCAAATGGAACTTCACCAAG TTCCTCATCGACAAGAACGGCTGTGTGGTGAAGCGGTATGGGCCCATGGAAGAGCCCCTG gtgATAGAGAAGGACCTGCCCTGCCACTTCTAG
- the GPX4 gene encoding phospholipid hydroperoxide glutathione peroxidase isoform X1, translating into MGRAAAGSPGRRRQRCRLPGRRRRRRVLRRRKAPACGRQRARPRRKRAPRSPGRAELAARENECCVACPDPDPCAARDDWRSARSMHEFSAKDIDGHMVNLDKYRGFVCIVTNVASQUGKTDVNYTQLVDLHARYAECGLRILAFPCNQFGKQEPGSNAEIKEFAAGYNVKFDMYSKICVNGDDAHPLWKWMKAQPKGRGTLGNAIKWNFTKFLIDKNGCVVKRYGPMEEPLVIEKDLPCHF; encoded by the exons ATGGGCCGCGCGGCCGCCGGCTCTCCGGGACGCCGCAGGCAGCGGTGCCGTTTGCCGggcaggcggcggcggcgccgaGTCCTCCGGCGGCGAAAAGCCCCGGCGTGCGGGCGCCAGAGAGCGCGCCCCCGGCGGAAGAGAGCGCCCAGGAGCCCTGGGCGGGCGGAGCTTGCGGCCAGGGAGAACGAATGCTGCGTTGCGTGTCCTGACCCGGACCCG TGCGCGGCCCGCGACGACTGGCGCTCTGCCCGCTCCATGCACGAGTTCTCAGCCAAGGACATCGATGGGCACATGGTTAACCTGGACAAGTACCG GGGCTTCGTGTGCATCGTCACCAACGTGGCCTCGCAATGAGGCAAAACAGACGTAAACTACACTCAGCTCGTCGACCTGCACGCCCGATACGCTGAGTGCGGTTTGCGGATCCTGGCCTTCCCCTGCAACCAGTTTGGGAAACAG GAGCCAGGGAGCAACGCGGAGATCAAAGAGTTTGCCGCTGGCTATAACGTCAAGTTTGATATGTACAGCAAGATCTGTGTGAACGGGGACGATGCCCACCCGCTGTGGAAGTGGATGAAAGCCCAGCCCAAGGGGAGGGGCACCCTGGGGAA TGCCATCAAATGGAACTTCACCAAG TTCCTCATCGACAAGAACGGCTGTGTGGTGAAGCGGTATGGGCCCATGGAAGAGCCCCTG gtgATAGAGAAGGACCTGCCCTGCCACTTCTAG